The following proteins are encoded in a genomic region of Lutra lutra chromosome 16, mLutLut1.2, whole genome shotgun sequence:
- the LOC125086601 gene encoding keratin-associated protein 17-1: protein MGCCPGDCFTCCPQDQDCCEVCCCQPACCGCCGSCCGCCGSCCGCGGSSCGGSGCGGCGNGCCGSGCCGSGCGSGCGGCGSGCCGSSCCGSSGCCGPVCCQPTPVCETK, encoded by the coding sequence ATGGGGTGCTGCCCAGGGGACTGCTTCACCTGCTGCCCTCAAGACCAagactgctgtgaagtgtgctGCTGCCAGCCCGCCTGCTGCGGCTGCTGTGGTTCCTGCTGCGGCTGCTGTGGTTCCTGCTGCGGCTGCGGGGGCTCTAGCTGCGGAGGCTCTGGCTGCGGAGGCTGCGGGAATGGCTGCTGCGGGAGTGGCTGCTGTGGCTCCGGCTGCGGCTCCGGCTGCGGGGGCTGCGGGAGCGGCTGCTGTGGGTCCAGCTGCTGCGGCTCATCGGGGTGCTGCGGTCCTGTCTGCTGCCAGCCTACGCCAGTTTGCGAGACGAAGTGA
- the LOC125087352 gene encoding keratin, type I cuticular Ha3-I: MPYNCCLPNVSCRSTCCSRPCVPPSCHTCTLPGACNIPANVGNCGWFCEGSFNGSEKETMQFLNDRLASYLEKVRQLERENAELESRIREWCQQQVPFVCPSYQSYFRTIEELQQKILCSKAENARLVVQIDNAKLASDDFRTKYETEVGLRQLVESDINGLRRILDELTLCKSDLEAQVESLKEELLCLKQNHEQEVNTLRCQIGDRLNVEVDAAPTVDLNRVLNETRSQYEALVETNRRDVEEWFTTQTEELNKQVMSSSEQLQSCQAEIIELRRTVNALEIELQAQHNLRDSLENTLTETEARYSSQLSQLQCMITNVESQLAEIRCDLERQNQEYQVLLDVKARLECEINTYRGLLESEDCKLPCNPCATTNACDKPIGPCVSNPCTQRARCGPCNTFVR; encoded by the exons ATGCCTTACAACTGCTGCCTGCCCAACGTGAGCTGCcgctccacctgctgctcccggCCCTGCGTGCCCCCCAGCTGCCACACCTGCACCCTGCCCGGGGCCTGCAACATCCCCGCCAATGTGGGCAACTGCGGCTGGTTCTGTGAGGGCTCCTTCAATGGCAGCGAGAAGGAGACCATGCAGTTTCTGAACGACCGCCTGGCCAGCTACCTGGAGAAGGTGCGCCAGCTAGAGCGGGAGAATGCGGAGCTGGAGAGCCGCATCCGGGAGTGGTGCCAGCAGCAGGTGCCCTTCGTGTGTCCCAGTTACCAGTCCTACTTCCGGACCATCGAGGAGCTTCAGCAGAAG ATCTTGTGCAGCAAGGCAGAGAACGCCAGGCTGGTGGTGCAGATCGACAATGCCAAGCTGGCCTCAGATGACTTCAGGACCAA GTACGAGACGGAGGTGGGCTTGCGGCAGCTTGTAGAGTCAGACATCAATGGCCTGCGCCGGATCCTGGATGAGCTGACCCTGTGCAAGTCCGACCTGGAGGCCCAGGTGGAATCCCTGAAGGAGGAGCTGCTGTGCCTCAAGCAGAACCACGAGCAG GAAGTCAACACCCTGCGCTGCCAGATCGGAGACCGCCTCAACGTGGAGGTGGACGCAGCCCCCACTGTGGACCTGAACCGTGTGCTTAACGAGACCAGGAGTCAGTATGAGGCTCTGGTGGAGACCAACCGCAGAGACGTGGAGGAATGGTTCACCACCCAG ACTGAGGAGCTGAACAAGCAGGTGATGTCCAGCTCAGAGCAGCTGCAGTCCTGCCAGGCAGAGATCATTGAGCTGAGACGCACGGTCAACGCCCTGGAGATCGAGCTGCAGGCCCAGCACAACCTG AGGGACTCCCTGGAGAACACTCTGACAGAGACCGAGGCCCGCTACAGCTCCCAGCTGTCCCAGCTGCAATGCATGATCACCAATGTGGAGTCCCAGCTGGCTGAGATCAGGTGTGACCTGGAGCGGCAGAACCAGGAGTACCAGGTGCTGTTGGACGTCAAGGCCCGGCTGGAGTGCGAGATCAACACATACCGGGGCCTGCTGGAGAGCGAGGACTGCAA GCTCCCCTGCAACCCATGTGCCACAACCAATGCCTGTGACAAGCCCATTGGGCCTTGTGTCTCTAATCCTTGTACCCAACGTGCTCGGTGCGGACCTTGCAACACCTTTGTGCGCTAA
- the LOC125086669 gene encoding keratin-associated protein 16-1 yields the protein MSGNCCSRKCPSVPGISLCSTEVSCGGPVCLPSSCRSQTWQLVTCEGSCGSSSCGPQCCQPSCSPSCAVSSCAQPVCCEATICEPSCAGSSCAQPVCCEATICEPACAVSSCAQPVCCEATICEPACAVSSCAQPVCCEATICEPACAVSSCAQPVCCEATICEPSCSVSSCCQPVCSEAPSCQPVLCVPAPCQSIICKPSCCQPVICEPSCCSAVCTVPSSCQPVVCEPTCCQPVCPTPSCCPSVCSVANSCQAVCCDPSPREPSCSEPSNCQPAPCVALVCEPVCLRPICCVPSPCEPPCVSSTCQEPSCCFSSICQSICSEPSPCSASICVPSPCQPNCYIVKRCRSICREPVSCPSTSCQPLCCRPGSSASAICQPTCSRTFYIPSSCKPPCTPSVSYRPFCRPICSGPITYRQPYVTSISYRPACYRPCYSILRRPAYVTSLSYRPISSRLSCADSCKRDCKKSTSSQPDCTDSTSCKAEVSHASPCQPSEAKPTSPTTREAVASSPTATKPADH from the exons ATGTCTGGAAACTGCTGTTCTAGGAAATGCCCGTCCGTGCCAGGcatctctctctgctccactGAAGTGAGCTGTGGAGGGCCTGTCTGCTTGCCCAGTTCCTGCCGGAGCCAGACATGGCAACTGGTGACTTGTGAAGGTAGCTGCGGATCATCTAGCTGTGGCCCACAGTGCTGTCAGCCCTCTTGTTCT CCCTCCTGTGCTGTGAGCAGCTGTGCCCAACCTGTGTGTTGTGAAGCTACCATCTGTGAGCCCTCCTGTGCCGGGAGCAGCTGTGCCCAACCTGTGTGCTGTGAAGCTACCATCTGTGAGCCCGCCTGTGCCGTGAGCAGCTGTGCCCAACCTGTGTGTTGTGAAGCCACCATCTGTGAGCCTGCCTGTGCCGTGAGCAGCTGTGCCCAACCTGTGTGTTGTGAAGCCACCATCTGTGAGCCCGCCTGTGCCGTGAGCAGCTGTGCCCAGCCTGTGTGCTGTGAAGCCACCATTTGTGAGCCTTCTTGCTCAGTGAGCAGTTGCTGCCAACCTGTGTGCTCTGAGGCCCCTTCCTGCCAGCCAGTTCTCTGTGTACCCGCTCCCTGCCAGTCCATCATATGCAAACCCAGCTGCTGCCAGCCAGTCATCTGTGAGCCCAGCTGCTGTTCAGCTGTCTGCACTGTGCCTAGTTCCTGCCAACCAGTGGTCTGTGAGCCCACCTGCTGTCAGCCAGTCTGCCCCACTCCTAGCTGCTGTCCGTCTGTCTGCTCTGTGGCTAATAGCTGCCAGGCTGTTTGCTGTGACCCCAGTCCTCGTGAGCCATCTTGCTCAGAGCCCAGCAACTGTCAGCCGGCTCCCTGTGTGGCTCTGGTCTGTGAGCCGGTCTGTCTTCGCCCTATCTGCTGTGTTCCAAGCCCTTGTGAGCCACCCTGCGTCTCCAGCACTTGCCAAGAACCCTCTTGTTGCTTCTCCAGCATCTGCCAATCCATCTGCTCTGAGCCCAGTCCTTGTTCAGCAAGTATCTGTGTGCCCAGTCCATGTCAACCTAACTGCTACATAGTTAAGCGTTGCCGGTCCATCTGCCGTGAGCCTGTTTCCTGCCCATCTACCTCCTGCCAACCTCTCTGCTGCCGCCCGGGGTCTTCTGCATCTGCCATCTGCCAACCAACTTGCTCTCGGACTTTCTACATACCCAGCTCCTGCAAACCGCCTTGCACCCCTTCGGTTTCTTACCGCCCATTCTGTCGCCCAATCTGCTCTGGACCCATCACTTACAGGCAGCCATATGTGACATCCATCTCCTATCGCCCTGCCTGCTACCGCCCATGCTACTCCATCCTGCGCCGTCCGGCCTATGTCACTTCTCTCTCTTACCGTCCAATCTCCTCCCGTCTGTCTTGTGCTGACTCCTGTAAACGGGATTGCAAAAAATCTACTTCTAGCCAACCAGATTGCACTGACTCAACGTCCTGCAAGGCCGAGGTCTCACATGCCAGTCCCTGCCAACCCAGTGAGGCCAAACCCACCAGCCCAACCACCCGTGAGGCTGTAGCCAGCTCGCCAACTGCCACCAAGCCTGCTGACCACTGA